Proteins found in one Nevskiales bacterium genomic segment:
- the gltX gene encoding glutamate--tRNA ligase, with product MPVRTRFAPSPTGYLHIGGARTALFSWLYARRHGGEFLLRIEDTDRERSTDDAVRAIFEGMEWLGLTPDQPPVFQTRRFDRYRAVAQQLLDEGKAYHCYCSREELEQMRAQQMARKEKPRYDGRCRQRTEPKPGVQPVLRFRNPTDGEVVIEDLIKGRIVFQNAELDDLIIVRADGTPTYNFCVVVDDADMGITHVVRGDDHVNNTPRQINILQALGVTPPQYAHVPMILGADGVKLSKRHGAVSVIEYRTLGFMPEAVLNYLVRLGWSHGDQELFTRQQMIELFDITRVQQSPARFDLEKLVWVNHQYLKSAEPAVVAAELDWHLKRLGVDVTGGPPLAEVVLAQRERCKTLVEMSEKSVFFYRDFERYDDKAAAKHLNAETLPALRALQAALTGLTGGWDAAAIQGAVDGVAAALGAKLGAVAQPLRVAVAGNSVSPPIDQTLRLLGRERTLARVARAIAYAEGR from the coding sequence ATGCCCGTCCGTACCCGCTTCGCGCCCAGTCCGACCGGCTACCTGCACATCGGTGGTGCGCGCACGGCGCTGTTCTCCTGGCTGTATGCCCGGCGCCACGGCGGCGAGTTCCTGCTGCGTATCGAGGACACCGACCGCGAACGCTCCACCGACGATGCGGTGCGGGCGATCTTCGAGGGCATGGAATGGCTGGGCCTGACCCCGGACCAGCCGCCCGTGTTCCAGACCCGGCGCTTCGACCGTTACCGCGCGGTGGCGCAGCAGCTGCTGGATGAGGGCAAGGCCTATCACTGCTACTGCTCCAGGGAGGAGCTGGAACAGATGCGCGCCCAGCAGATGGCGCGCAAGGAAAAGCCCCGTTACGACGGCCGCTGCCGGCAGCGCACGGAGCCGAAGCCCGGCGTGCAGCCGGTGCTGCGCTTCAGGAACCCGACCGACGGCGAGGTGGTGATCGAGGACCTGATCAAGGGCCGCATCGTGTTCCAGAACGCGGAACTCGACGACCTGATCATCGTCCGCGCCGACGGCACGCCGACCTACAATTTCTGCGTGGTGGTGGACGACGCCGACATGGGCATCACCCATGTGGTGCGCGGTGACGACCACGTCAACAACACGCCGCGCCAGATCAACATCCTCCAGGCACTGGGCGTGACGCCGCCGCAGTATGCCCATGTGCCGATGATCCTCGGCGCCGACGGCGTCAAGCTGTCCAAGCGCCACGGCGCGGTCAGCGTGATCGAGTACCGCACGCTGGGCTTCATGCCGGAGGCGGTGCTGAACTACCTCGTACGCCTGGGCTGGAGCCACGGCGACCAGGAGCTCTTCACGCGCCAGCAGATGATCGAGCTGTTCGACATCACGCGGGTGCAGCAGTCGCCGGCGCGCTTCGACCTGGAGAAGCTGGTCTGGGTCAACCACCAGTACCTCAAGAGCGCGGAGCCGGCCGTGGTCGCGGCCGAGCTGGACTGGCACTTGAAGCGCCTGGGGGTGGACGTGACCGGCGGTCCGCCGCTGGCCGAGGTGGTGCTGGCGCAGCGCGAGCGCTGCAAGACGCTGGTGGAGATGTCGGAGAAGAGCGTGTTCTTCTACCGCGACTTCGAGCGTTACGACGACAAGGCGGCGGCCAAGCACCTGAACGCCGAGACCCTGCCGGCGCTGCGCGCGCTGCAAGCGGCGCTGACCGGGCTCACCGGTGGTTGGGATGCGGCGGCCATCCAGGGCGCGGTGGACGGCGTGGCCGCAGCGCTGGGCGCCAAGCTGGGTGCGGTCGCCCAGCCTCTGCGCGTCGCGGTGGCCGGCAATTCCGTGTCGCCGCCCATCGACCAGACGCTGCGGCTGCTGGGGCGAGAGCGCACGCTGGCGCGGGTGGCACGGGCCATCGCCTATGCAGAGGGGCGCTAG
- a CDS encoding rhodanese-like domain-containing protein, producing the protein MRQITPQELQQRLAIDSPVILDVREDWELAQARLPDCVHIPMGQIPARYAELDAGRPVVVVCHHGMRSLQVAQFLEKKGFTDVGNLAGGLDAWAEQVDPSMPRY; encoded by the coding sequence GTGCGACAGATTACCCCCCAGGAACTGCAACAACGGCTGGCCATCGATTCGCCCGTGATCCTCGACGTGCGCGAGGACTGGGAGCTGGCGCAGGCCCGGCTGCCGGATTGCGTGCACATCCCGATGGGCCAGATCCCCGCGCGCTATGCGGAACTGGATGCGGGCAGGCCGGTCGTAGTGGTCTGTCATCACGGCATGCGGAGCCTGCAGGTGGCGCAGTTCCTGGAGAAGAAGGGCTTCACCGACGTCGGCAACCTCGCCGGCGGGCTCGACGCCTGGGCCGAGCAGGTCGATCCCTCGATGCCACGCTACTGA